The genomic window ATCGAGTAAAGCTCCACCGCGACATCCTTGGCGCCGGGCACCTGCAGGATCGAAGGCGCCTTGTACCCGTCGAACACCAGGTCGGCGTAGGCCAGGTCATGGATCACGAGGATCCCGTGCTCCTTCGCGAAAGCCACCACCCGCTTGAAGAAGGCCAGGTCGACCACCTCCGTGGTCGGGTTGTGCGGATAGGAGATGATCATCACCTTCGGCTTGGGCCACAGCGTCTTGATGGCGCGCTGGGCGCGGTCCATGAAATCGCCCTCGCCGCTAGTCAGCGAGATCGACCGCACGTCCGCACCTGCGATGACGACCGAATACGCGTGGATCGGATAGGTGGGGTTCGGGACCAGCGCGATGTCGCCGGGTCCCATGATCGCCATGACCAGGTGCGAGATCCCCTCCTTGGCGCCGATCGTGGCGATCGCCTCCGTGTTCGGATCGAGCTCCACGTCGTACTTGCGCTTGTACCAGGTGCAGATCGCCTGGCGCAGTTTCGGTATCCCGCGCGAAAGCGAATACCTGTGGTTGCGCGGATTCCTGGCGGCCTCGACCAGCTTGTCCACGATGTGCTTGGGCGTGGGGAGGTCCGGATTCCCCATCCCGAGGTCGATTACGTCTTCGCCCGCCTGCCGCATCTTCGATTTCAGTTCCGTGACAACAGCAAGTACGTAAGGCGGGAGTCGCTTGATTCTTGGGAACTCTTCCATCGGCCCTCTCCCGGAAAGTTTAAAAAGGAAATTCTAAAGAATTACGGCGTTTAAGTCAATTTCGGGAGCGCCTACTGTCATGACTCTTTGATTATGTCCCCCTGCTGACTCGTTAGAAATGTCCCCTTACAATCCTCCCCGGTGATTTCGGCCGGGAGGGGGCAATGGGAGGACATCTTCTCATGAGTAAAAAGGAACGGATCCGCAAGGTGATTTTCGACGGAGTTACGGAAGGACGCCTGATCCTCCGGGAAGCGGCGGCGAGGCTTTCGATCTCCTATCGGCAGGCCAAGAGGATCTACCGGCGCTATCGGTTGGAGGGAGACGCGGGGCTGTTGCACAAGGGCCGGAGCCGTCCTTCCAACCGCGCCAAGCCTTCCGCCCTTCGGGAGAAGGCGCTCTCCCGCTATCTGGGGCGGTACAAGGGATTCGGTCCCACTTTGGCGTGCGAGAAGCTGGCGGAAGAAGGGATTTGGCTCGACCACGAGACGCTGCGGCGCTGGCTGATCCAGGAGAGATTGTGGGCCCCTCCCAAGCCCGGGGTCCGGCACCGGGCCTACCGGGAGCGGAAGGCGCGGTTCGGGGAGATGCTGCAGCTCGATGGAAGCCACCACCGCTGGTTCGGCAAGCAAACCCCCGAGGCCTGTCTTTTGAACCTGGTGGATGATGCCACGGGCACGACGCTCTCGCTGCTGCGGGAGCACGAAGACACGGAAGGCGCGATGCAGTTGTTATGGCGTTGGATCGAGCGCTTCGGGGCTCCCATGGCCCTGTATACCGACAAGCATCACATTTACGTTGCCTCCCGCGAGCCCACGCTGGAGGAGGCCTTGGCGGGGGAAGAGCCGCTGACGGCCTTTGGGCGGGCCTGTCACAAGCTGGGAATCCAGATCCTCACGGCGCATTCCCCCCAGGCCAAGG from Deltaproteobacteria bacterium includes these protein-coding regions:
- a CDS encoding aminotransferase class I/II-fold pyridoxal phosphate-dependent enzyme, which produces MEEFPRIKRLPPYVLAVVTELKSKMRQAGEDVIDLGMGNPDLPTPKHIVDKLVEAARNPRNHRYSLSRGIPKLRQAICTWYKRKYDVELDPNTEAIATIGAKEGISHLVMAIMGPGDIALVPNPTYPIHAYSVVIAGADVRSISLTSGEGDFMDRAQRAIKTLWPKPKVMIISYPHNPTTEVVDLAFFKRVVAFAKEHGILVIHDLAYADLVFDGYKAPSILQVPGAKDVAVELYSMSKGYSMPGWRVGFVVGNKKMINALTRLKSYLDYGMFQAIQVAATVALNGPHRVVDEAVEVYRKRRDCLVDGLARIGWEFPKPMGTMFVWAPVPEQFASLGSLEFSKLLLSKAKVAVSPGVGFGEHGEGYVRFALVENEHRIRQAIRGVKTLLQSPAHVKARIR
- a CDS encoding ISNCY family transposase gives rise to the protein MSKKERIRKVIFDGVTEGRLILREAAARLSISYRQAKRIYRRYRLEGDAGLLHKGRSRPSNRAKPSALREKALSRYLGRYKGFGPTLACEKLAEEGIWLDHETLRRWLIQERLWAPPKPGVRHRAYRERKARFGEMLQLDGSHHRWFGKQTPEACLLNLVDDATGTTLSLLREHEDTEGAMQLLWRWIERFGAPMALYTDKHHIYVASREPTLEEALAGEEPLTAFGRACHKLGIQILTAHSPQAKGRVERKHGVYQDRFQKELALLGIKTIPEANEVLQNSFVEDLNRRFAVPPVDPADAHRPLAAGETLAGIFCWEDQRRVQNDFTLRHDNRWFQIARTNRLLPKPKSPVTVRTLLDGTVEVWFKNQRMDIVPLEGRPGKARIEPPTKKPRAVYHPPRTHPWRRPANPQIAAQWRRADQEPKGTFLTS